Proteins found in one Etheostoma spectabile isolate EspeVRDwgs_2016 chromosome 14, UIUC_Espe_1.0, whole genome shotgun sequence genomic segment:
- the prrc2a gene encoding protein PRRC2A isoform X4, which translates to MSERSGQTAKGKEGKTKYASLNLFDTYKGKSLETQKPVVPPRHGLQSLGKVASARRMPPPANLPSLKAENKGNDPNVSLVPKDGTGWASKPEQADPKSTDASPAPQPELQQPVASPTPAPTRPRTPPASETLAPASTQAVGARSWAQASVTHGTQGDGGKASNLPSPFSREEFPTLQAAGDQDKAGREQGTADQWYGPGPSLRPQNVTSWRDGGGRALAPTLSGEGAVEGGTGVTLVMDGAVGVPPPNSQSHGPPRNPPAGSPALPLPQPPVGPGFPQYRGIMSPFMYPPYLPFPGPYGPQGPYRYPAPGEGPPPRFSRGPDSRPQGGPREGGGEAVKRPSILKQDDLKELDELDHDGDEGWAGAHEEIDYSAKLKFSDDEEGEEERTESKNDLREQQRSQDAPPATSRSRASDSCGDTRRTPPSNADNAPQSPSSKPGWAEEGGSGWGGQGAPTNYQDRPQNQGASQGPGKPVPAQHQPAPGGPSPPAQPGLLVPGPQENDEDETWRQRRKQSSTEISAAVERARRRREEEERRMEEERRAACAEKLKRLDEKQQQQQGSNIGGAGSSCKSPSPDGNATAATADSPSPSISASASSPNISQPPSPCVDPEEPPVLVVQPGSSPGVCDRQRASSNSSYDSSAEAQQCPQPAVSQPQQPTLDLPLPGENKEETMGSSHIRAGSVGERGVDPVKIENIGGGAGRPASGPPGQGYSKYQKSLPPRFQRQQQEQLLKQQQQWQQQQQQQQQQHSQASQSQLSPQPQAQQGPAPGSTPQSGPGPKQGGPMYQPSNMVRPPPLPMNFDPRWMMMPYMDPRMMQGRPPPMDYYPAGMHPSGLIGRERSDSGGSGSDPFDRQQQHPGHPHRGTPPMDPKMAWGQEVFPGGGEGRGLTSPLRQKQALEDEDVAKGPRSDTPPHRMREGGLGPIQQPSSTSGTSNQTPPPAGTQVGVQGGGHHPHHYISGRGNYSNFPDQGARMHPHQQQQRAERGNQTHSYTHQDEGPPRGSQQGQIWGTPHPHYDRNGRADHPVESNSHLHHHHSHHPQQPHFILHPHKPETSRDRVVEAPAKKTDSAPPIHQPSLSSSCSSSSSSSAREDGHVKVALHHHPSQREGEVGVVHSHGDRGNSGSAGNSSHVKQEKTGPAYAPPPSMTSSPPPSQHGSHTQQQQQQHHHPHPKSNQRGGREHKTETQWGPRPGSSNTGGGSSHGRRANNAGGGNNSRGGEDSSNTPSDHRPSNQMGGKRAGPIKKPVLKEMKRDGGEADGVEKTSFGKDKEKDGGQPTLMKQEASSTSQNTSAPSKDEPVQTAKPRNGGKERPPAGGGGGSGRGPKDVDNNSSGFSGSSSRRDRDRSFERGGATSHHHGVPAKGSRASRGRGGEFYGRGRGYRGTYTAAAGPTGGSRGRMSGRSGRDYRSSVGGGHHHESKGEGGGGRHGQDRSQHNPARARNRSETRSEGSEYEEIPKRRRERGSETGSESGASDLAHSDKEDHQKPNTKNGSDKAHTTGSSNMTSAPARGSQARVFTPRGVPSRRGRGGGSGGGNIYRSGGNIGGPPGGHRVGPNSASHSGSSKSSASARKQQGPPQTSGPKDFGRGGNGGEKKDKTADASQTQSLGANPPQPSLPAATPATLCSTENGGVVTQQASNNPTPNSGGLNALPLPANRGFPPSGFERPPRRRRHGRSQHQQDKPPRFRRLKERENAARINGVVGVIGGGRPSSPTLNSVQDSNGTPISAPVTGNAQNAIHNTTLTTNNNSGGGHLSNANSHHHHHHYNQGNAGQTHPQHHHSHGAKSPDFTNQNSDQANEEWETASESSDFTEFRDREGGGGGGGGKSYSSHHPHHLGRGGGGGGVDRNMTGKEPSANKRSFSSQRPGMERQNRRVNPGGGGGGGGGRGPRGPPGGGSGGPGNGGGNRGERRGNWPSPKNRK; encoded by the exons ATGTCAGAGCGCTCTGGGCAAACTGCAAAGGGGAAGGAAGGCAAAACCAAGTATGCGTCCCTCAACCTGTTTGATACATACAAAGGAAAGAGCCTTGAAACACAAAAGCCTGTTG TTCCCCCCCGCCATGGCCTCCAGTCTCTTGGTAAAGTTGCCTCCGCACGGCGTATGCCACCCCCTGCCAACCTGCCCAGTCTGAAGGCAGAGAACAAAGGCAACGATCCCAACGTCTCACTCGTTCCCAAAGACGGCACAGGATGGGCAAGCAAACCGGAACAAGCGGACCCAAAGAG TACCGATGCATCGCCAGCACCGCAGCCGGAATTGCAGCAGCCTGTGGCTTCACCGACACCTGCACCGACCCGCCCGAGAACCCCGCCAGCTTCAGAG ACTCTGGCCCCAGCTTCAACCCAGGCCGTAGGGGCAAGGTCCTGGGCACAGGCCAGTGTTACACATGGAACACAAGGGGATG GTGGAAAGGCATCAAACCTACCGTCGCCATTCTCTCGCGAGGAATTTCCCACCCTGCAGGCGGCTGGCGACCAGGACAAAGCTGGCAGAGAACAGGGCACTGCAGATCAGTGGTATGGGCCCGGACCAAGCCTCCGCCCCCAGA ACGTTACAAGTTGGCGGGACGGTGGGGGCCGAGCCCTGGCGCCCACCTTGTCTGGGGAGGGGGCAGTGGAGGGTGGCACTGGTGTGACGCTGGTGATGGATGGGGCAGTTGGGGTCCCCCCTCCAAACTCTCAGTCCCATGGGCCACCTAGAAACCCTCCTGCAGGCAGCCCCGCCTTGCCCCTGCCCCAGCCCCCTGTGGGGCCTGGGTTCCCCCAATACCGAGGGATCATGTCTCCCTTC atgtaTCCTCCCTACCTGCCCTTTCCGGGCCCCTATGGCCCTCAAGGGCCTTACAGGTACCCGGCACCTGGAGAAGGGCCTCCTCCAAG GTTTTCTCGTGGTCCAGACAGCAGGCCGCAAGGGGGTCCACGTGAAGGAGGTGGAGAGGCAGTAAAGCGACCCTCTATCCTAAAGCAGGATGACCTGAAGGAGCTAGACGAGCTGGACCATGATGGAGATGAGGGCTGGGCAG GAGCTCATGAGGAGATTGATTATTCTGCCAAGTTGAAGTTCAGTGATGATGAAGAGGGGGAAGAAGAGAGAACCGAGAGCAAGAATGACTTGCG TGAGCAGCAGAGGTCCCAGGATGCCCCACCTGCAACCTCTCGCTCTCGAGCATCGGACAGCTGCGGAGACACTCGCCGCACTCCTCCCTCTAATGCTGACAATGCCCCCCAATCCCCCTCCAGCAAGCCAGGATGGGCCGAGGAGGGAGGCAGTGGCTGGGGGGGCCAGGGAGCACCAACCAACTACCAG GACCGGCCCCAAAACCAGGGTGCCTCTCAAGGCCCGGGGAAACCTGTCCCAGCCCAGCATCAGCCAGCACCAGGAGGCCCTTCTCCTCCTGCACAACCGGGCCTGCTGGTTCCCGGACCCCAGGAAAATGATGAGGATGAGACTTGGCGTCAGCGCAGGAAGCAGTCCTCTACTGAGATCTCTGCTGCTGTGGAGCGAGCCCGTCGCCGCCGCGAGGAGGAAGAACGtaggatggaggaggagaggcgTGCAGCCTGCGCAGAGAAGCTAAAGAGGCTGGATGagaagcagcaacagcagcagggcAGCAACATAGGAGGTGCTGGTAGCAGCTGTAAAAGCCCCAGCCCTGATGGAAACGCTACAGCTGCCACAGCAGACAGCCCTAGTCCATCTATTTCAGCCTCTGCCTCTTCCCCCAACATCAGCCAGCCACCATCCCCCTGTGTGGACCCCGAAGAGCCTCCCGTGCTGGTTGTCCAGCCAGGGTCCAGTCCTGGAGTATGTGACCGACAACGagccagcagcaacagcagctatGACTCCAGTGCGG AAGCCCAACAGTGTCCTCAGCCAGCTGTGTCACAGCCACAGCAGCCCACGCTGGACCTACCTTTACCAGGAGAAAATAAGGAAGAGACCATGGGTAGTTCGCACATTCGTGCAGGAAGTGTAGGTGAAAGAGGAGTCGACCCAGTGAAGATTGAGAATATCGGAGGGGGAGCAGGTCGTCCAGCCAGTGGGCCACCTGGCCAGGGTTACTCAAAGTACCAAAAGTCTCTTCCACCTCGATTTCAGAGGCAGCAGCAG gagCAGCTcttgaagcagcagcagcagtggcagcagcagcagcagcagcaacaacaacagcacagcCAGGCATCACAAAGCCAGCTGTCCCCCCAGCCCCAGGCTCAACAGGGTCCTGCACCAGGTTCAACACCCCAGTCTGGCCCTGGACCCAAGCAAGGTGGACCCATGTATCAACCCAGCAATATGGTCCGACCCCCGCCCCTTCCAATGAATTTTGACCCTCGTTGGATGATGATGCCCTACATGGACCCCCGCATGATGCAGGGCCGCCCTCCACCTATGGACTACTATCCAGCAGGCATGCACCCGTCAG GGCTTATTGGGCGTGAGCGGTCTGATTCGGGGGGATCTGGTTCAGACCCCTTTGACAGGCAGCAACAGCATCCAGGGCACCCACACCGTGGGACCCCCCCTATGGATCCTAAGATGGCCTGGGGGCAGGAAGTATTCCCTGGCGGAGGGGAGGGCCGTGGTCTAACATCCCCCCTCAGGCAGAAGCAGGCATTGGAGGATGAAGATGTGGCCAAAGGACCCAG GAGCGACACTCCTCCACACCGAATGCGAGAGGGTGGATTGGGACCCATTCAGCAACCCAGCTCCACCTCTGGTACATCCAATCAGACTCCACCTCCAGCTGGAACTCAAGTTGGGGTCCAGGGGGGTGGCCACCACCCTCATCACTACATAAGTGGGCGGGGCAACTACAGCAACTTCCCTGACCAGGGTGCGAGGATGCATccccaccagcagcagcagagggcGGAGAGGGGAAATCAGACGCATAGTTACACCCACCAGGATGAAGGGCCTCCACGAGGGTCTCAGCAGGGACAGATATGGGGAACCCCACACCCTCACTACGATCGCAATGGTCGTGCTGATCACCCTGTTGAGAGCAACTCTCATCTCCACCACCATCACAGCCACCACCCTCAGCAGCCTCACTTCATTCTCCACCCCCATAAGCCAGAAACCAGCCGAGACAGGGTTGTTGAGGCCCCAGCTAAGAAAACAGACTCTGCTCCCCCAATCCACCAACCTTCCCTCTCATCCtcctgctcttcttcttcttcctcttctgccAGGGAAGATGGGCATGTCAAAGTTGCCCTGCATCATCACCCATCCCAGAGAGAGGGTGAAGTTGGTGTTGTGCACAGTCATGGTGATAGAGGCAACAGTGGCAGTGCTGGAAATAGCAGCCATGTGAAACAGGAGAAAACAGGCCCAGCATATGCTCCTCCTCCTTCAATGACCTCTAGCCCCCCTCCATCTCAACATGGAAGTCAtactcagcagcagcagcagcagcatcaccaCCCTCATCCTAAATCAAACCAAAGAGGGGGGCGGGAGCACAAGACAGAGACCCAGTGGGGCCCACGGCCTGGCAGCAGCAATACGGGTGGGGGGTCCTCTCATGGTAGGAGGGCCAACAATGCAGGAGGTGGGAACAACTCCCGTGGAGGGGAGGACTCCTCCAACACTCCATCTGACCACAGACCCTCCAACCAGATGGGAGGCAAGCGTGCTGGCCCCATTAAGAAGCCTGTGCTgaaggagatgaagagagatggaggggaaGCTGATGGAGTAGAAAAAACAAGTTTTGGAAAAGATAAAGAGAAAGATGGTGGCCAACCCACCCTCATGAAGCAGGAAGCTTCCTCCACCTCCCAGAACACATCAGCTCCATCTAAAGATGAGCCAGTCCAGACAGCCAAACCCAGAAATGGAGGAAAGGAACGACCCCCAGCAGGAGGCGGGGGTGGGTCTGGTAGAGGACCTAAAGATGTAGACAACAATTCCTCAGGATTTTCAGGGTCCTCCTCCAGGAGGGACAGGGACCGCTCCTTTGAGAGAGGAGGAGCCACCTCCCACCACCATGGAGTCCCCGCCAAGGGCAGCAGAGCCAGTCGCGGACGAGGGGGAGAGTTCTACGGGCGTGGGCGTGGTTATCGTGGCACCTACACGGCCGCGGCTGGGCCCACTGGTGGCAGTCGGGGCAGAATGAGTGGCAGGAGCGGCAGAGACTACCGTTCATCTGTTGGCGGTGGCCACCACCATGAATCAAAAGGTGAGGGGGGCGGTGGCAGACACGGTCAGGATCGGTCCCAACATAACCCAGCCAGGGCCAGGAACCGGAGTGAAACCCGCAGTGAGGGTTCAGAGTATGAGGAAATACCCAAGCGTAGACGGGAGAGAGGTTCAGAGACTGGCAGTGAGAGTGGTGCAAGTGACCTTGCTCACTCAGACAAGGAAGACCACCAGAAACCTAACACCAAGAATGGCTCTGATAAGGCACACACCACTGGCAGCAGCAATATGACATCTGCACCAGCCAGAGGTTCCCAGGCCCGGGTGTTCACCCCTAGGGGTGTGCCCTCTAGGAGGGGCAGGGGTGGAGGTAGTGGAGGAGGAAACATCTACAGAAGTGGTGGCAATATTGGAGGACCACCTGGGGGACACCGAGTTGGACCCAACTCAGCCTCTCATAGTGGGTCCTCCAAGTCGTCAGCCTCAGCACGAAAACAACAAGGCCCGCCACAAACCTCTGGACCAAAAGACTTTGGTAGGGGAGGAaatggaggagagaagaaagacaagACAGCTGATGCAAGTCAAACTCAAAGTCTGGGGGCCAATCCCCCTCAGCCATCTTTACCCGCTGCAACTCCTGCCACTTTGTGTTCCACTGAAAATGGAGGAGTTGTGACCCAGCAAGCTTCAAACAACCCTACGCCAAACTCAGGAGGGTTAAATGCGCTCCCTCTTCCCGCTAACCGTGGGTTTCCTCCCAGTGGGTTTGAGCGACCACCTAGACGTCGCCGTCACGGCCGGTCCCAGCACCAGCAGGACAAGCCCCCTCGGTTCCGGAGACTGAAAGAGCGAGAGAATGCCGCTCGTATCAACGGAGTAGTGGGGGTCATCGGGGGAGGAAGGCCCTCCTCTCCTACCCTGAATTCAGTTCAGGACAGTAACGGAACCCCTATCTCTGCTCCCGTGACGGGCAATGCCCAAAATGCTATCCACAACACCACACTAACAACCAACAATAACAGTGGTGGTGGGCATCTTAGCAATGCAAATAGtcatcaccaccatcaccactACAACCAGGGCAACGCTGGGCAGACCCACCCCCAGCACCACCACAGCCATGGAGCAAAGTCCCCTGACTTCACCAACCAGAACTCAGACCAGGCCAATGAGGAGTGGGAGACCGCCTCCGAGAGCAGCGACTTCACAGAGTTcagagacagggagggaggaggaggaggaggaggagggaagtcCTATTCATCTCACCATCCCCATCACCTgggaagagggggagggggaggtgggGTTGACCGCAACATGACGGGAAAAGAGCCCTCAGCGAATAAAAGAAGCTTCTCAAGCCAGCGTCCTGGCATGGAGCGACAGAATCGGAGGGTCAACCCTGGAGGAGGGGGAGgcggagggggaggaagaggccCACGAGGGCCGCCTGGAGGTGGCTCCGGTGGGCCTGGTAATGGAGGTGGCAACCGCGGGGAGAGGCGTGGCAACTGGCCCTCCCCGAAAAATAGGAAGTGA